Genomic window (Magnolia sinica isolate HGM2019 chromosome 6, MsV1, whole genome shotgun sequence):
AGAACAATAATATCCAGTGCATGCCATACATGTAGCAGGTCTATCTGATATTCCCAACCAGAACACTCACACATACTAAATAACTAACTAAAATCCACTGGATATATGGTCATCTATAATGCTCACCAGGACAGTTTCCCTGTAGATTATGAGGAAATTCATCGCTCAGACATAGTTCTGACATATCAAGTTGCCAAGGCTCGTCAACCTCCTGCAAAAATATTCAACAAAAATGCTTTACTTTCTCAATAAGTAATGCAGCAAAATAGCATGGAAACTAGTAACCAAAACAAAGGGAAGTTTTTACCTTGAAAACAGCAGCACTGCAAGGACTGCGAACTGTAGATATGTGTGTGAATTCAGCAAAGATTTTCCATGTAAGATGGTTCAATGCCCGCAACATCTGATCGTAACTACCAACTGCTAAAAACTGGCCACATGGGGACCAGGCAACAGTTTTCACACCCAATCCACTCTCATAGGCTTGATATTTAAATAGGCATCTCCCATCTGGAGAATAAATCAGAACCTGTATCAAATAAAATGTTATGTCTAAGATCTTCTCATGTTTCAGCTAAGATGTGTTTAGATTGAAACAATAGAACAAACTTTTTTATACAGAGAAGTAAACACCCATGTAGAGTGGTATTTCTATGAATAGCAGACAAGAAAATGTCTGCTCAGTAACCTTATTTACAAGAAATTGCAGAATATCTGCTTCGTTCTCAGTAGATAGTATTTCCAAGAAAAAATTGGCTCCTGTACAAATGTCATTCACATAGAAATTCCATATAAAGACATCTGATTCAACCATTAGAGTTGTGTGAGGTGAAGACCTGTAAGAATTCCATTTTCAAAATAAGATGGAGGCGGCGAAATAGTATATTCATGGCTTTCTTTCGTATAAATCAACAATCCATGATTTTAGTGTACAGGCTTCTAGTGGACTTAAGCTATCATATCTAAGCAACTCTAACCCTTCTGTAAGATTGAACAGTGCATGGAATGTCTTTGTTGCATTTGTGGCAGAAGGTCTAAATAGATTATTAGTGTATCTGGGAAGGGTAGATATGAGGGCAACTAGGTACTCTCCATAACTTTTTCTTGCCATCAAAAGAAAAGGTACCCTACACAcccttttcaaaatctaattcaaGTTCCAGCTGAAAAGATAAAAGGTGGCATTAGCATATATCAGTTCAAGAAAACTTGCACCGATAACCCAAAAATCATAGCCATCTTGCATAAACTAGTCATCCTCATCCAAAGTTCAGTGCCACAGTAACTAAATAAAATTCACAAAAGCATATAAATTGGCTTTCTTGTGTCACAAGTATGCAAGAGACAGAATCAATTGGTCTTTCCAGTTTCTTGGAAAGCAATGAACTAAATACCTTATATTCAAGAGGTGAATCCCAGATCACAATAGCACTATCATCTGGCGACCATTCAACATCTGCTAAATCAATCGTGTCAACAGCAAAGATGCCCATGATTTCCCATGTATGGCAGGACAACAGATTTATATAGTCCTTGCAATCACGCCTTGTGCAAACTGCAGCGAACTTCCCATCTTGCGTAAAAGAAACACCTTTGGAGGCATGTTTTGGACATTGCACATGTACACAAGCAGTGTTTACCAGCGACCAAACTGTTAATCGCAACTGAAAATCTGATGTAGTAAGTATGTGACGACTGTCAGGGCTCCACCTTGCATAAGCAATACCAGCAGGGCCTTCATCTATTTTGCATGTCCATTCAGGCTGGGTCAACGACCAGGCCTGTATCATGGGTCTCTTATGAAGACCGCAAAGAATATACTCAGAATCAAGAGCCCATTCTATATAGCTTATCTTATCCACACACGAATATAATTGTATGACCTGCATTTTAAAACATGGCACGTAAATGAGTTTAGCATTTGAGGGAGATTGGTTTGAAGGGTCCAATTAGCACAATATATCTTGTTAACTGAAATAAAACAACAAGAACAGAAAAAAAGGACATCAAGAGAatgcgaattgaccatgaaatgtgtacAGGAAACAGCACGGCTGCCACCAAATGTAAATGTGAAATGTTTATAACATTAAAAAACAGTAGTATTCAATACCGGTAATGTTGGCCATAATGGCCAGCATTATGGCAGTTTGATACAGGCCATAacggttgattttattttatttttttaaaggaaaaatgtATCAGCACCCTATTGGCCCATTATGTGTCTGTATCGGTCCATTACAGCCCTGTATCGGCCTGTTACTGGCCATTCTTTCAAATTGGGCATTTCCACCTGTATTGCATAATGGGCACCATTGTTACTGTTACATAATGGCTGTTATAGCCGTAATGTAACCATTTTTAATACCACAGTAATGTTTGAAAAAGAATGTTTCTATAAGTGCTTCTACATTTACTACAAATGTCTAGCATGGTTGTTTCTATAAGTACTTCTACATTTACTACAAATGTCTAGCATGGTTGTTTCTATAAGTGCTTCTACATTTACTACGGATGTCTAGCATGGTTGTTTGTGAGAGCTAAGCTCAAGTTATCTTGCAGCAGAAAGGCTAGGTTTTGGACAACTTTTAATTGCAATAATTAAATTCGATGCTTCTATAGGTTCTTCTACATGTACTCCAGGTGTCCGGTGTGGTTTTTGTGATAGCTATGCTAAAGTTTTCTTGCTGTATCAAGGTTGGGTCTTGGACAACTTTCAATTGCAGATTTACAATAATCAAATTGATATGAAGTGAAAGGAGTCAAGGACAGAGTATTGCTAGTCTCGCTTTAAGGTGAGTAACTAGTCCCAAGTAACAATTGCTTTATATTTTAATAGGACATGAAACAAAAACGAATGCAATAATCTTGAGGGAACTAATTTTTACAAATCACTTCCACTTAGTGGCATGTAAAAAAAGAACACTTACACTAGTTGCATCTTGACCAATCAATCAAAATTCATTACGTACTAAAAAAAAGCCCAAAAGAAGTAGGGGATTTTATTTTGCCAAGAACAATCGTAGCAACTTTCTCCAAAACAGCAAACATgagaaatgctctagtgctcTCAAAGCACTATAAGTTACAATGTGTCTGGTTGTATTTGTTCACTTGGACAGTTCAATCAAAATTTGAACTGTCCACTAGAGGTGgaaaccgagtcgagtcggaccggattgggtccaactcgagtCAATCCGAATTTTCAAGtagttgacccgaactcgatccgatccgggactgagtctgggtcagctgactcgatccgatccgaaacactgctggcctgacccgaattGTGTCCGACTCAATCAGGGAAACCGAATCGGATCaggttaacggtgaaaatcattatcctcgctgctattttcggtgtggtccatttgagctttaatatgattcaggttttttttttttttttttctaatgctctaaaatgatcacaaaaaatggataaatcgtatgaatataataaatacatcattgtggggcccatgtaactttgatctcatttgagccgttcgtacaactcggagctcgaggcgcgtctacgctcgtcttcgcacgacacgtatccgCACCAGCTGGTGTCGTGTGAAACACGACATCAGACTGCGTGTTACTCAGTACAGGCGCAGATTAGAtacactgaagtgacgtcaccaagctctgtggaccccaccatgatgcatgtgttgtatccataccgtctatccatttggagagatcgttttattgcatgagaaaaaaagggagatagatttaaagttcaagtggaccccaccatagaaaacagtggggacaatgacatccaccgatcaaaatttcttagggaccacaaaagtttcctatcaagcttatatttttgttttcacttcatctatctctatgttaacttatgaatacactggatctaaaaaatacatgatggtgggccctataaatgtttcaacggtgactCTAGACTCCCCTGTAGTTTAACTTCTTTAGCAcaacttaaaatggtggtgactcatgaTATTTAGGCGCTGATGTAgagctatccaaaccatccaaattccaGTCGATAAATGTATTGTGGACGAGCATACTGCATCTTTAATATCACActaatcaagcaatcctaaccatccagttaATGCCGattaaatggatggtcaaaagtgGCATAGTCAGTGGTCCAAATTCGAAGAGAAAATCAGATGGTTTGATATTAGTTTTTCGAGTGCATATCTTACGTCATGCTCCATCAACAGTTGGATCAGCTATTTGGAAGGTTTATGTTTCCTTAATGCTCACGTATATGTCATGTATATCATGTGCGAGCCACCGCCATTAAAATTAAGAGGTGCACGCCTGTGGGACCGGTACCCCTAAGCTTACGGTGGTAGAGGGTAGAACTGGTGtgcacgtgatgtatgtatcatccacaccatccatcagattAATCACCTCAAAAATACCTAGGCCCTGAAATAAACGGGATCAAAAAATTATGTGGGCCATAGAATAGGAAACAAGTTTATATGGGACactcaccattgatttttatagggGTCAACCTGAGATGAGAAACCTTCATATTTTTTGCCTAACCCTTCATCCGAATCGGAAGAAAGGTCTGAATGTcgtggattttatataaaaagTATAGTGGGCCCCCAACCAAATCAATAGTAGGTATCTCCTCTCTCATTGTTCTCGCTGTTCtatgactcacttgagttttggatcgagcttcgTTTGGCCCACCGAGTTTTTTTTGAGGTGAATCATCTGATAAACGGGTTGGATTGTATTGATACATCAATTGGGATCCACATCTGACCGTTGAACTtgccccttaaattagatggttTAAAACAGGCAGTCTATCCCGAAGAATCATAGTGTCGTGCGGCGAGACTAGATACGTTTAGCacaattttgaaaatggtggtgttgTCCTTCTCGATTCGAACTTCTGCCCAAATCCTCTCCCATTTTCCTTCTGCTACTGACGAAACAGATACCTTCTTCTAAACCCAAATCCTCTCCTATTTTCCTTTTGCTACTGACATTGTTAGTGTTTCATGCTCTGTGTAGCTTAGGAATACATTTTTATATGAAAGCTTCTATTGCCGGCTTCAGATTGGGTCGGATCGGATTGGTCtgaattgaccacgatccgaactcgattcgaAAAACTGTTGGATCTAAATGGCCCTACTCGATCTGCACCAATCCATGCCGTTGGTTCGgtttggatcgggtcggatccaccgaatcgggtcagacatgcccagctctactatCCACTAAGTGCATGACACAAtttatgggctaccatgcaaaaatcccactaataggatcatccaatccatcctttcCTTGAGCAATGAATGggatggctatgatcactgaATAGAAGTAACTCCATAGAACCATAATCAAGCCATGATGGTCCCTAACAAATAAATGGAGCAAAttattgatttgatttatttgtgttaatgatcttgatcgtccatattaaaggccattgatcaaatagtTAACATTTGTTAAACAATGTTACATTTATATCGTAGCCCATGGAATGTGCTGGACCTAATGAATAGTAAAGATCAATGGACAAGACTCTCCAAGTGTCCCAATGGAACTAGGAGAACTATCACTTATAGTACTCTgtgagcactggagcatttctcagcAAAGATTACACTTCCAACAATTTCCCAAGTATCTCGTGTGAGTACTAGATCTCTTGCTATGGCATATGGAATAGGGACCATATGATGATTGGATGATCTaaacactttcttttttcttccttaagGAAAGCATCGCAAGAGCAATTTGCTGTCCAAGCCTTCCAGTGGGAATTCCTTCCCATTTCACCATTGGTCCTATGGCACTCCTCCGCATGCAGCTGCTTTTGTTTGGCTCGTGGGTAGGAAAAAGGGTCCTAACCATTGACAACTTGCAAAAGAGATTTCTTATTCTTCTGAACATATGTTTGACGTGTATGAAAGACGGGGAGTCGATAGATCGCCTATTCATCCATTGCCCTATCATATCCTTGGTTTGAGAACACTTTTGACTATTCTTTTGGGTCTCTTGGGCTATGCTGAAATCTATTGCGGatcttctctaggcttggcacaAGAGCAGTTTAGGAAAGGCTCTAAATGCAGTTTGGAGGCTGGTGGCTATGGGAATAATTTGGCTTATTTGGAAGGAGTGGAATGGTCGTAGTTTCGAAAACAAGGCTTCCTCTGTGGAAGGGATCCATTGTAGAGTCAAATGTGTGGTGGTGGAATGGGCTGCTTATGTTGAAGCAGCAAAGTGTGTGTGGATCTATCCACCTTTATTGTTTAGTTTTTGggttgtattaaaaaaaaaaaaaaaaaaaaaaaagaaaaaaaaaagaagaagaaagggcaCTGTGGTGGGACTCACCATTTAGGTAATCTGAGCCACTGTTATGGTTGGTTCCATCATGGGTTAGGCTCTACCCCAATGTATCCTCTAttaaatgatcctagccatctgctGAACTGAGGATTACCACCAACAGTCAACATTTCATGGGGGGATCCCATaagggagttttttttttcttttcttttcttttttttctttttttctttttttttcatttggtatTTTCCATCCACCATGGTCCCACCATATGAACACTGTAACATTCCTCATATTTATACCACCCAAAAATACTATTTGACTGCATTTTTCTAGTCGAAATCCCAATCGCTCTGTTTCAATGCCCATTagaaaaatcttcaatttcaatttcggcgattctggAAACAGATTCATCCAGTGTGTCAAACGACGCAATGCATGAAggaacaaaaaaaggaaaaaaagaaaaaagggggaCAATGCAACAAAAACCCGATGAAAACAAAAATGCAGATAGAGGACAAGTAGCAGACCTTGAGTGAGACGACGTCCCGAATCACAAGGCGGTAATCGACGGCGATTGCGAGGAAACGAGCATTCGGGGAGAAACAGCAAGGGCCCGTTTGCTTGTAAGCATCCGTGAACTCCATTCCTTACAAAACCCTAATTCTTTCGGTCCGTCTTCAAATGCAGGGCATTAAAAACTACCCTGTATTCTTGAATCTCTCTGCCATTTTAGGGCAAACGATGCCCTAGATTCTCGATCACCACCAGATCGGATCGCGAAATTCTTGCAATTCTCAAACCCTACATGGGAGTGAGAAAGGAGAATAGGTGAGATCGTTGTGGGAATTTTGAATCGGGAGGAGAGAGTTGTTGCGGGAAGGGGACAAGATAACGTGCGCCGGTAGCGTCCGGCACAAAAGCGCGGAGCTGGGACCAGCTGAGCCGCTCGATGAGTGAGATCTGCGATTCTGCATGAAGCTCTGGTAATATGCGCGGCAAAAGGACAAAAGTTAGAAAGCATGGGCGCGACcagattgaaaaaaataataataaaaaaaattgcatAGAAAACATTGCTACTCTGGTTGAGTATGACAATCTGTACACGCGGCATACATCTGCATCGATCCAAATCATGAATACCGCTCATCcattggaaggtgggccacatccgtaGATGGATAAGACTATCCTAATGTACTCGTTGGATCCGTATGTGCATCGATCTGGACCGTACAAATCaagtcccactgtggatggagcaaGACTGGAGAAAATTGCACAGATTGGGTGGTTGTTGCCATTCGATTTTGCCCATTGAAATGGGACCGTCCGTTTTCCTTTTAGTGGTGGTCCTTTAGATAGACTTGGATTGGATTGCCACTATTTTGTGGTCTAGAATTAAAAGTAATCACCAACAGCCGGCTGCATGATAACTTCGGATGCAACCCCACATCAGGTCGAAGCAaacgttgggccccaccatgatgatctcttggaaaaaaaaataaaatcaggctgCTCCATTCAACAGGCCGGGCTACGAGATCGTAATGAATGGACGGCTAATGGTAATTGGTTTGTAGACAGGTGATCTTCATGTTCGGGCCGACTGCATGCTAAGTTAGCATAGAGCCGGCTGTAGCATCAACGAGGCAAGGAACTCGAGCCCAGGACCTCGTGTTGAATATCCGAGACTCTGCCACCAAGGCAAGGAACTCATATCTCGCGTGGGTTATAACCATTTATAATGTATCTGAAGTGGGTCATAACCATTTACAATGGTCCACTATTACAGCAGTTCTAACTTGGTGTTCATGACACATGCAAGTCAAAGAGTGTTCTACCGGGCGGGCCGCATTTGTCTAAAAgaaatggacagttaagaaaCAAGCCAAGGCCATTTTTTGGACCTGGCATCGCACAGACTCTCTCTGTCCATGTAGATGTAACCTCAAAGACAAGTTTCGAAAAAGACTCGTTACAGATAACCGGTCGCAATGTTTTACATGCCCGAGTAACAGAGTCACATTTCACACTATGGAAATGgcctcatcaagtgagccacatccaGTTGTCACAATCAAAGCAACAGATAAAAAATATTTTAGCTGATTTTGTTGAAATACACATAATAGGTTACACCCGTCTGAGACACGATAAATGCAAGCACAACTTGATATGTGTGTGCCATAAACTCAAGGTGAGCCCTCTTGATGAgtagcttggatcttgcacacgtgtgccaATTGGCTTTTGTCTTGCAACTTGTCCGAGTCGTCTTGGACTCAATCTGGTTTCAGAGTTGAAAATAGGGGCGACTCAGCCAATTCACCCAGCTCAACTTAGGACACGAGCCAGTCCGAGCCACCGATCTTGAAACCATCTTTATCTTTCTTCAACATGGACATTTTGCAAGTGGTATACAATAACTGAAGCTCAACTTGAGAATTCTAGTTTGCATTTTTCAAGTGCAGCTCAACTGAGGAAGTAAAGAAAATGGTGAGTCCATCGGGTcactgaaaaataaaagaaaacatggCATCCTTCAGTGGTGGACTGTACAAGGAATTATGAAAACAGCCACTCAAGAAAAGAAActggtagattttttatttttatttttttatgagcaGAATACAAAGAGACAATCCACATCTCCTCTAATTGTAAACTTATCCAAATGAAAAACCAGCTTTGTTTTGGCTGATTTTTCTTTCTTCAGGTAGGAAAGAACCTGGTGAGTTATGAAGATTCAGTGACTGGGTGAGCCTAGCTATCCCAACCGAGTGCAGATTCTCCAGGCCATCCAGAAAGCCTGCCTGTGGGGCCATTGTCTTTCTTAAGAGTTTGTGAGAGTGCCAAAAGGCAGATCGTAGTAGAAACATATGATATCGCTGATTAATTCATTTGGGCAACTTACGACAATGTCGAAGGTGGGCTTGAATGCTGTTGGTCATGTTAGGATTGATCTGTCTTTGTTAGGCTTGGCCCACTGTCTTAGCTCTCTTTTAATTTGTGGTTGTCCTTGAATTGTAGTTTGGTTGGTTAGCAGTAAAAGGAAATTAAAATACCAGCCAGCCTATGATGGTATGTGCCCCTGTCCCTCGAAAATGCAGGCATATGTGCGGAGTGTGGAATTGGAAAAATTAGATAACACGAAGAGAGAGGACGTTCtaaaatacaaaataaaacaCACATTCTCAACCATGGCACTTGCACTGATAGGACATTTCTAGGGATTattgatcttgtgggccaccatgtggattgTCCAAAGCATAAAGATTGCAGTTTTCTAGCTACCTTGGATGCCTCATTAATCTTATGAGAAGGGAAGGTTTGAAATATTGAACAATATGAACAAATGTCAACATTTAATTGGCGGAAAATTGTGGCGTAATTGCTGCTCTGCACTTCTAGTGGTGTGTCCCATACATATGCTAAATTGCTAATCCACCAGATCAATGGCCCAGATCATCCTGGATATCACCATATGTATGATGGATTAGTTAGAGACAAGCAACCTGGGAGTAAAGAACTACATTTTTGAGGCAGTCTAACTATTTAGaaatgatgcattcatgcatgtAGATAGAGAAGCAGTTAGTAATAATTCTCCTTACCCTACCACAGTGCAGAATTATATGCCGGGTTCACCTGTGATCATGATCAACCACTGGATAGGAACAATTGTGCTTTGAACATGGCCCAAGATTATTCTGATCAGATTATCACAGCCGTCAGTTAAGGACACGAAAATGGAGATGAAGACAACTTTTACTCCTACCATCTACTTCGCGTGCTTAAATTACATGGCCGTGATCATCCAATCATGTTGAATTTTGGGTCATATGCAATCTATCCTGCAGCTTGGTTGATCTTGCAAGTGGCCCCACAAAATAGCCATTTGCAAGGAAATAAGATAAGAAGAATTCGTACTGAACAGGATATCTTCACAAGGAATAGTCCTGTTTGTAAAGCAAGAATTTGAAGGCAAAAATAAATGCACTAACCATCTCACCCATCTGCTTTGTGACCCACCAATATGGACTGTCCAATTCGTGGACCATGTCTTGGATGGACTGTCTGATGTTAGATTATTGATGTGACATGTAGTTATGCTGGTACACCAATATCATCAAGAAGACAACTACCGGCAGCATTATTAGTGCCTAGAGCCTTCGACCAACCAATAAATGACCAGGAACTCAGCAAAGGGCTAACTACCTTAAAGGAAACTGCTACAGAAACATGGCACACAtgtaaaggagaagaaaaggatcCCAACTgtagatttttttaataaaatgatc
Coding sequences:
- the LOC131248215 gene encoding uncharacterized protein LOC131248215, with protein sequence MEFTDAYKQTGPCCFSPNARFLAIAVDYRLVIRDVVSLKVIQLYSCVDKISYIEWALDSEYILCGLHKRPMIQAWSLTQPEWTCKIDEGPAGIAYARWSPDSRHILTTSDFQLRLTVWSLVNTACVHVQCPKHASKGVSFTQDGKFAAVCTRRDCKDYINLLSCHTWEIMGIFAVDTIDLADVEWSPDDSAIVIWDSPLEYKVLIYSPDGRCLFKYQAYESGLGVKTVAWSPCGQFLAVGSYDQMLRALNHLTWKIFAEFTHISTVRSPCSAAVFKEVDEPWQLDMSELCLSDEFPHNLQGNCPENAPEGHFRVRYKVMDFPISLPYQKPPPDKPNPKQGIGLLSWSNDSQYLFTRNDSMPTVLWVWDILHLELAAILIQKEPIRAAAWDPTCARLVLCTGSSHLYMWTPSGAWCVSVPLPQFVISDLKWNSDGSCLLLKDRESFCCAVVPVLPDSSECSSDS